The following proteins are co-located in the Marinomonas profundi genome:
- a CDS encoding ABC transporter substrate-binding protein produces the protein MKPFLLFMLLVSSFGVSRLWAAEPVWFGDAQAPRVLVINSAMDLSSLEPMLKAFVALHPDIRVSYRDVNTLELYYVTIEEQKNPISSLVISSAMDLHLKLVNDGYAQTYHSTLTDQLPDNFTWRNQLFAFSVEPIVMLVNKAAFPGDLPDDRQSLLQTIRQNEKAMTKRIGTYDIRESGVGYLLASQDARQADVTWGRLLEAFGSHDVQTYCCTHDIIDDVASGKLVLGYNLLGSYASQRVRDDDRLKMILPKDYTLMLMRVALIPKGAPNVEDAGMFLDFLLSDNAQKMMQTQGLLFPMRPDPNRPNDPYVVNAPGPTGVIELDQHLLVGRDYAKQKRFISNWEMALEISSKD, from the coding sequence ATGAAGCCATTTTTACTGTTTATGCTGCTGGTATCCAGCTTCGGTGTCAGCAGGTTATGGGCCGCAGAACCAGTGTGGTTTGGTGATGCGCAGGCGCCTCGAGTTCTGGTGATCAATTCGGCGATGGACTTGTCTTCATTAGAGCCAATGCTCAAGGCTTTTGTGGCATTGCACCCAGATATTAGGGTGTCTTATCGAGACGTTAATACGCTGGAATTGTATTATGTGACGATAGAAGAACAAAAAAATCCCATTTCGAGTCTGGTGATTAGCAGCGCTATGGATTTGCACTTAAAGTTAGTCAATGACGGTTACGCGCAAACCTACCATTCAACCTTAACGGATCAATTGCCAGACAACTTTACTTGGCGAAACCAATTGTTTGCTTTTTCGGTCGAGCCCATTGTGATGTTGGTGAATAAGGCGGCTTTTCCTGGTGACTTACCCGATGATCGCCAATCTTTATTGCAAACCATTCGGCAGAATGAAAAAGCCATGACGAAGCGGATTGGAACTTACGATATACGCGAAAGTGGCGTAGGGTATTTATTGGCGAGTCAGGATGCCCGTCAAGCGGATGTGACGTGGGGGCGTTTGCTGGAGGCTTTTGGCAGTCATGATGTGCAAACTTATTGTTGTACGCACGATATTATTGACGACGTTGCTTCGGGAAAACTGGTATTGGGTTATAACTTGCTGGGGTCTTATGCGTCACAAAGAGTGCGCGATGACGATAGGTTAAAAATGATTTTGCCTAAGGATTATACCTTGATGCTGATGCGGGTGGCGCTGATCCCTAAAGGGGCGCCAAATGTCGAGGATGCAGGGATGTTTTTGGATTTTTTACTGTCAGATAATGCGCAAAAAATGATGCAAACTCAGGGCTTGTTGTTTCCAATGCGGCCTGATCCGAATCGGCCCAATGACCCTTATGTGGTGAATGCGCCGGGGCCGACAGGCGTGATTGAGTTGGACCAGCATTTACTGGTTGGTCGAGATTATGCCAAGCAAAAGCGTTTTATTTCGAACTGGGAAATGGCGCTTGAAATCAGCTCGAAAGATTAA
- a CDS encoding tripartite tricarboxylate transporter permease: MDTMSLLMQGFAVALTPESIMFAVIGAILGTLIGALPGLGPANGVAILIPLAFSLGLSPTSSLILLTSVYAGAMYGGRISSILLNIPGDEPAMMTCLDGYPMAVKGKAAEALAISAIASFIGSFIATIGLVILAPILAKFALRFGPSEYFALFALAFATLGGITGKNQFKTLMAAAIGLMIASVGIDISTGVQRFTFGTLELFEGVDFIIAIVGLFAISELLFFLERHAGDGLKQIAVNKLKLSAKDIIQVLPASFRGAVLGFVAGVLPGAGASLGSFVSYTLEKRFSDKGEFGKGDPRGVAAPEAGNNGAASGALVPMLTLGVPGSGTTAVLLAMLVSLNISPGPMLFQQNADLVWGVIAAMFVGNFVLLLLNIPMVGIFVKLLSIPPKYLMPIVTLIASVGIYSVSHSALDLYFMVGFGVLGYIFRKIDIPLVPIILGMLLGPEMEKSLRHALVLSDGDWTVLFNSGLSIGLWTVAMLGLILPMIIGPMVRAKMARAKISEKDD, encoded by the coding sequence ATGGATACTATGAGCTTATTAATGCAAGGCTTTGCGGTCGCATTAACGCCAGAAAGTATTATGTTTGCGGTGATCGGTGCCATATTAGGTACGCTTATCGGCGCTTTACCCGGTCTTGGCCCCGCTAATGGTGTGGCTATTTTGATCCCGTTGGCATTCAGTTTAGGTTTGTCACCGACGTCTTCTCTTATTTTGTTAACCTCTGTTTATGCGGGTGCCATGTACGGCGGTCGTATTTCGTCTATCTTGTTGAATATTCCGGGTGACGAACCTGCGATGATGACTTGTTTAGATGGTTATCCGATGGCGGTAAAAGGCAAAGCGGCAGAGGCCTTGGCTATTTCTGCGATTGCGTCTTTTATTGGTAGTTTTATTGCGACGATTGGTCTGGTTATTCTCGCGCCCATTTTAGCCAAGTTTGCCTTGAGATTTGGGCCTTCTGAATACTTTGCTTTGTTCGCCTTGGCGTTTGCGACCTTGGGCGGTATCACAGGTAAAAACCAATTTAAGACGTTAATGGCGGCGGCGATTGGTTTGATGATTGCGTCTGTCGGGATTGATATTTCAACGGGCGTACAACGGTTTACGTTTGGCACCTTAGAGCTATTTGAAGGCGTCGATTTTATTATTGCGATTGTGGGCTTGTTTGCCATCAGTGAGTTGTTGTTTTTCTTGGAACGTCACGCGGGTGATGGTCTAAAACAAATCGCGGTTAACAAGTTAAAATTAAGCGCAAAAGACATTATTCAAGTATTACCGGCTTCTTTTCGCGGTGCGGTATTGGGTTTCGTTGCGGGTGTGTTACCCGGTGCAGGGGCGTCCTTAGGCAGCTTTGTTAGTTATACACTAGAGAAGCGTTTTTCTGACAAAGGCGAGTTTGGTAAAGGTGATCCACGCGGTGTCGCGGCGCCAGAAGCAGGCAATAATGGGGCGGCATCGGGCGCCCTTGTGCCTATGCTTACCTTGGGTGTACCTGGAAGTGGCACGACAGCGGTATTGTTGGCGATGTTAGTATCGTTAAATATTTCACCGGGCCCTATGTTATTCCAACAAAACGCGGATCTGGTTTGGGGTGTTATCGCGGCGATGTTTGTGGGTAACTTCGTGTTGCTATTGTTAAACATTCCGATGGTGGGGATTTTCGTTAAGCTATTGAGTATTCCACCTAAGTACTTGATGCCAATCGTTACCTTGATTGCGTCTGTGGGTATTTATTCGGTGAGCCATAGTGCGCTAGATTTGTATTTCATGGTGGGTTTCGGGGTATTGGGTTATATTTTCCGTAAAATCGATATTCCATTAGTGCCGATCATTCTGGGTATGTTGCTTGGGCCTGAAATGGAGAAAAGTCTTCGTCATGCCTTGGTGCTTTCAGATGGTGATTGGACGGTACTGTTTAATAGCGGCTTGAGTATTGGTCTTTGGACTGTGGCGATGTTGGGTTTGATTTTGCCCATGATCATTGGTCCTATGGTTCGTGCTAAAATGGCAAGAGCAAAAATCTCTGAAAAAGACGATTAG
- a CDS encoding sensor histidine kinase, with protein sequence MWQKSPDHHSLSEEENRALKKAPSLRFRFILAGVLVIGIIAGLAINLIFDYSQKLADLSYDRLLRSALLQMDENVSLIRNEASIDIPWSAFATLAQAQEDRVFYKVESVKQGFITGYQDLGTPTGPSVLDEIQFYDQEYSGEMVRFAWIERYLTDPETADTVRIVLGQTRLSREEMSTAITQRAVEVVVFIALVAIALIAIGSHLVLRPLHRIEWALEERVMGDLTPLDINTPKETHHLKVAINHFMARLQTNLEQLENYTADAAHQLRTPLASLRALAENARDNISTAGTSPHAQYQALENIVKQCDALSQTVTLLLNQAVVSHRLQTHRLEPINLLEPIRASCRAQAVTALHQGVQLSLDCGLTTACILGDGFAIQQMMQNLIENAVRYSAVGANNATEVIVQVRAFEHFYRVEVIDYGGGIPDVEKERVFERFYRGRYDIAGSGVGLAMVKDIVDHHGAKIEILDTHPKGTTFQVDFRKFSVDGDTV encoded by the coding sequence ATGTGGCAGAAATCGCCCGACCATCACAGTCTTAGCGAAGAAGAGAATAGAGCGCTAAAAAAGGCCCCTTCGTTACGCTTTCGGTTTATTTTGGCTGGGGTGTTGGTGATTGGCATTATTGCTGGCTTGGCGATCAATTTGATTTTTGATTACAGTCAAAAGCTCGCCGATTTGTCTTATGATCGTTTGTTACGCAGTGCTTTGCTGCAAATGGATGAAAATGTCAGTTTAATCCGTAACGAAGCGAGCATTGATATTCCGTGGTCCGCTTTTGCGACGCTCGCCCAAGCACAGGAAGACCGCGTATTTTATAAGGTTGAAAGTGTCAAACAAGGTTTTATTACGGGCTACCAAGATCTTGGTACGCCGACAGGGCCTTCTGTTTTAGATGAAATTCAATTTTATGATCAAGAATACTCTGGTGAAATGGTGCGTTTTGCTTGGATTGAACGCTATCTGACCGACCCAGAAACCGCCGATACGGTTCGAATTGTACTGGGGCAAACTCGACTTTCACGAGAAGAAATGAGCACGGCAATCACCCAGCGTGCCGTTGAAGTGGTGGTGTTTATTGCTTTGGTGGCCATCGCCTTGATTGCGATTGGCAGTCATCTTGTATTGCGACCTTTGCATAGAATTGAGTGGGCATTAGAAGAGCGGGTGATGGGGGATCTGACGCCGTTGGACATCAACACGCCAAAAGAAACCCATCACCTCAAGGTGGCGATTAACCATTTTATGGCTCGCCTTCAGACCAACTTAGAGCAACTGGAAAATTATACGGCTGATGCCGCGCATCAACTACGCACGCCATTAGCAAGCCTGCGAGCGTTAGCAGAAAATGCTCGTGATAATATTTCTACTGCAGGTACCTCCCCCCACGCGCAATATCAGGCATTGGAAAACATTGTAAAACAATGTGATGCTTTGAGTCAGACGGTTACTTTGTTACTCAATCAAGCGGTTGTTTCTCATCGCTTGCAGACGCATCGTTTAGAGCCCATAAATCTACTGGAACCCATCAGAGCATCTTGTCGCGCCCAAGCGGTGACGGCGTTACATCAAGGCGTGCAGCTGTCACTTGATTGCGGTTTAACCACGGCGTGTATTTTGGGGGATGGTTTTGCGATTCAGCAAATGATGCAAAACCTCATTGAAAACGCCGTGCGTTATAGTGCAGTAGGGGCGAATAATGCCACGGAAGTGATAGTACAAGTGAGAGCGTTTGAGCACTTTTATCGCGTCGAGGTAATTGATTACGGTGGCGGTATTCCTGATGTGGAAAAAGAGCGCGTATTCGAGCGATTTTATCGAGGCCGTTATGATATTGCCGGCAGTGGCGTGGGGCTAGCGATGGTGAAAGACATTGTTGATCACCATGGGGCAAAAATTGAGATCTTAGACACGCATCCCAAAGGCACCACCTTCCAAGTGGATTTTAGAAAATTTAGCGTTGATGGAGACACAGTATGA
- a CDS encoding response regulator transcription factor: MRILVVEDTQVLGQAICERLTSLGHGVDLMGDGKKADELLRYQSVDLILLDLNLPGLSGLQLLQKLRQRDDDTPVLILTARDQIEDRIRLLDAGADDYLTKPFDFGELEARCRALLRRKQGYAANVTEHGNIVVNRDSRQVFIEGELTAITNREFRLLEIFLGHLGRVLSKDEITDHLFNFNETPGPNAIELYVGRLRKKTAKGDLVISTLRGIGYVAEIARPSQS, encoded by the coding sequence ATGCGAATTTTAGTAGTAGAAGATACTCAGGTGTTAGGGCAAGCAATCTGTGAACGCTTAACCAGTTTAGGGCATGGCGTAGATTTAATGGGCGATGGCAAAAAAGCCGATGAATTGCTTCGATATCAATCGGTTGATTTGATCTTGCTTGACTTAAATTTGCCCGGTTTATCCGGCTTGCAATTATTGCAAAAACTGCGGCAACGGGATGACGATACGCCGGTGCTCATTTTAACCGCGCGGGATCAGATCGAAGACCGTATTCGGCTTTTAGACGCAGGCGCAGATGATTACCTTACTAAGCCCTTTGATTTTGGTGAGTTAGAAGCGCGTTGCCGGGCGTTATTACGCCGTAAGCAAGGCTATGCGGCCAATGTCACAGAACACGGCAATATTGTGGTAAATAGAGACAGTCGTCAGGTCTTTATTGAAGGTGAACTTACCGCTATTACCAACCGGGAGTTTCGCTTGCTGGAAATTTTCCTTGGGCATTTGGGTCGAGTCTTAAGCAAAGACGAAATCACCGACCATTTATTTAATTTCAATGAAACTCCTGGCCCTAATGCGATTGAACTGTATGTCGGTCGTTTGCGGAAAAAAACCGCCAAGGGAGATTTGGTGATTAGTACGTTAAGGGGGATCGGCTATGTGGCAGAAATCGCCCGACCATCACAGTCTTAG